The Triticum aestivum cultivar Chinese Spring chromosome 3A, IWGSC CS RefSeq v2.1, whole genome shotgun sequence genome includes a region encoding these proteins:
- the LOC123058564 gene encoding uncharacterized protein — MAARTGKALALAMLISFLVVQGTTGKLTANCYCVFYNWCFNIGPKPRDHLICMEKSLKHCFKGCPRTATTPYVTPLADLVNPVTDERSMAVPAGGADHGEFHITEGSVEAPAGGADHGEFNAAEEDAAP, encoded by the exons ATGGCGGCTCGCACTGGGAAGGCCCTCGCCTTGGCCATGCTGATATCCTTCCTTGTGGTCCAGGGGACAACGGGGAAACTGACGGCAAACTGCTACTGCGTGTTCTACAATTGGTGCTTTAACATTGGCCCTAAGCCACGCGACCACCTCATCTGCATGGAGAAAAGCCTCAAGCATTGTTTCAAGGGATGCCCGCGTACTGCTACTACTCCTTACGTGACGCCACTGGCCGATCTTGTCAACCCCG TTACAGACGAGCGCAGCATGGCCGTTCCTGCCGGGGGTGCCGATCACGGCGAGTTCCACATCACTGAGGGCAGCGTGGAGGCTCCTGCCGGGGGTGCCGATCACGGCGAGTTCAACGCCGCTGAAGAGGATGCAGCTCCATGA